Proteins encoded within one genomic window of Rhododendron vialii isolate Sample 1 chromosome 1a, ASM3025357v1:
- the LOC131327082 gene encoding uncharacterized protein LOC131327082, which yields MGYGGTVKPKECRVRLGKIIGKHLDTCSCTRYVFRSTMPSTSTQYGTGTVPRTPNGLGSSIEGLLRNERLLQEDCLGSFLFFFGYCTLRHNATVFMHNAFIVYRVETLQANLVYGLTLASSLRPQLIDIWMGKGKLILICQCGGEFVKNDDGSLKYAGGEAQAVNVNFETLFDDLKLKVAEVCNLEYKSVSIKYFLPGNTRTLISLANDKDLKRMLDFHGNSVTADVFVMGREGFNRDALNIDTNRETVVKVAESVNHAVVPTAAATSSPADAASPVGTPPPHVATGRTAARKKAARHGRRKTAARKKATRAVDKGPTKQITARKSSAHANIDDSTVAPHSPVSDTPRETSHRSTEIDMGATPADSVKKRRRTASWKIGVNGPTIVSVPDDEGDKSIKRPRKNKSQSLVVYEKKNEIVHGKDDRDPSYLANSDDVSPEKLVASWKGGITGVGQDFKDVSEFRDVLQKYAVAHRFAYRLKKNETTRASGRCVSKDCSWRIHASWVPAAESFRIKKFINSHSCGGESWKSAHPAKNWLVNIIKERLRDSPQHKPKEIANGLLRDFGIELNYTQVWRGIGDAREQLHGSYKESYNQLSWYCEKIVETNPGSFAKLVIGDDKRFRSLFICFQASIHGFQKGCRPLIFVESTSLKSKHHEVLLTATALDGDDGFFPVAFAIVDVENDDHWLWFLEQLKSALPNMETITFVSDREKGLKEHLVKVFGNAYHGYSLYHLLESFKKNLKGPFHGDGRGSLPVNFVAAAHAIRLVGFKKFVEQIKQVSSHSYDWVMQIEPEYWTNALFKGERYIQITQNVAELYIKVMEEARNSTITQKIGALVSMITELVNTRQEDSSNWCTKLTPSKHEKVQEEIAHALGLKVLFSSDTLFEVHDDVNHVVDLNKLECTCLGWKTNGLPCRHAIAVFNSTRRTVYDYCSKYFTVDSYRSTYSESINPVPCGKPAEEEEEEGTESDNVHVLPPCPSRSPNQPKTKEAKREGPAKRVVFCSRCKESGHNKASCKAAL from the exons ATGGGGTATGGCGGTACGGTGAAACCTAAGGAATGTAGGGTACGGCTGGG CAAAATCATAGGGAAACATCTTGATACGTGTTCATGTACCCGGTACGTATTTAGAAGTACCATGCCAAGTACCAGTACCCAGTATGGTACGG GAACCGTCCCCAGGACCCCGAATGGGCTTGGGTCTAGCATCGAAGGCCTTTTACGCAATGAAAGACTGCTGCAGGAAGACT gtcttggttcttttttgttttttttcggGTATTGTACATTGAGACATAATGCCACAGTGTTTATGCATAATGCATTCATTGTTTACAG AGTAGAGACATTGCAAGCAAATCTCGTATATGGCTTAACTTTAGCTTCTTCGTTGAGGCCTCAACTGATTG ATATTTGGATGGGCAAGGGAAAGCTCATATTAATTTGCCAATGCGGTGGTGAGTTTGTGAAGAATGACGATGGTTCCTTGAAATATGCTGGAGGAGAAGCACAAGCAGTAAATGTCAACTTTGAGACGCTGTTTGATGACCTCAAGTTAAAAGTAGCTGAAGTGTGTAATTTGGAATATAAATCCGTGTCCATCAAGTATTTCCTCCCGGGAAATACTCGGACTCTCATCAGTTTAGCAAATGACAAAGACCTTAAAagaatgcttgatttccatggGAACTCAGTTACAGCAGATGTATTTGTTATGGGAAGAGAAGGTTTTAACCGTGATGCATTGAACATTGACACCAACAG GGAGACTGTTGTAAAAGTAGCTGAGTCAGTGAACCATGCTGTTGTACCAACAGCTGCTGCTACTTCATCGCCAGCTGATGCTGCTAGTCCTGTTGGTACTCCTCCTCCTCATGTTGCCACTGGGAGAACTGCTGCACGAAAGAAGGCTGCTCGTCATGGCAGAAGGAAAACTGCTGCACGAAAGAAGGCTACTCGTGCAGTTGACAAGGGCCCCACAAAACAAATTACTGCCCGAAAGTCATCTGCTCATGCCAATATTGATGATTCCACTGTTGCTCCACACTCTCCTGTTTCTGATACTCCTAGGGAAACCTCCCACCGCTCAACTGAAATAGATATGGGTGCTACCCCAGCAGACTCTGTTAAGAAGAGAAGACGCACTGCTTCATGGAAAATCGGTGTCAATGGTCCAACCATTGTTTCTGTCCCTGATGATGAGGGGGACAAAAGCATCAAAAGACCACGAAAAAACAAGAGCCAAAGTTTGGTGGTTtatgagaagaaaaatgaaattgtgCATGGGAAAGATGATCGTGACCCTTCTTATCTTGCCAACTCTGATGATGTCTCCCCAGAAAAACTAGTTGCTTCTTGGAAAGGTGGTATTACTGGTGTTGGTCAGGACTTCAAGGATGTGTCCGAGTTTCGCGATGTTTTGCAGAAATATGCTGTTGCGCATAGGTTTGCATACAGgttaaagaaaaatgagacTACTCGTGCAAGTGGCAGATGCGTATCTAAAGACTGTTCTTGGAGGATTCATGCATCATGGGTCCCAGCTGCCGAATCGTTCAGGATTAAAAAGTTCATTAATTCCCACTCGTGTGGAGGGGAATCGTGGAAGTCTGCTCACCCTGCAAAAAATTGGTTGGTGAATATTATCAAGGAAAGGTTACGAGATTCCCCGCAGCACAAGCCAAAGGAAATTGCGAATGGCCTTTTACGGGACTTTGGAATCGAATTGAATTATACACAAGTATGGCGTGGTATTGGAGATGCTAGGGAACAACTTCATGGCTCATATAAAGAGTCATATAATCAACTGTCTTGGTACTGTGAGAAGATCGTAGAGACAAATCCTGGCAGTTTTGCTAAGCTTGTAATTGGCGATGACAAAAGATTCCGTTCGCTTTTCATATGCTTTCAAGCCTCAATACATGGTTTCCAAAAGGGTTGTCGTCCCCTTATTTTCGTTGAATCTACGTCTCTAAAATCTAAGCATCATGAAGTTCTTCTTACTGCCACTGCACTGGACGGGGATGATGGTTTCTTCCCAGTTGCATTTGCTATAGTAGATGTTGAGAATGACGATCATTGGCTTTGGTTTTTGGAGCAGTTGAAATCTGCATTGCCAAATATGGAAACCATTACTTTTGTTTCCGATAGGGAGAAGGGATTAAAGGAGCATTTGGTCAAGGTGTTTGGGAATGCTTATCATGGATACTCTCTGTACCACCTTTTGGAAAGcttcaaaaaaaacttgaagGGTCCCTTCCATGGAGATGGGAGGGGTTCTCTACCTGTCAATTTTGTTGCTGCCGCCCATGCAATCCGACTTGTAGGTTTTAAAAAGTTTGTGGAGCAAATTAAGCAGGTCTCTTCTCATTCTTATGATTGGGTTATGCAAATCGAGCCCGAGTATTGGACAAATGCATTGTTTAAGGGGGAGCGATATATCCAAATAACTCAAAATGTTGCAGAGTTGTACATCAAGGTGATGGAGGAAGCGCGTAATTCAACTATAACTCAGAAGATAGGAGCACTAGTATCTATGATTACAGAGTTGGTAAATACCCGTCAAGAGGATTCAAGTAACTGGTGCACAAAACTCACTCCATCGAAACATGAGAAAGTTCAAGAAGAAATTGCTCATGCTCTTGGCCTTAAGGTTTTGTTCTCATCCGATACCCTGTTTGAGGTTCACGACGATGTCAACCACGTTGTGGATCTTAATAAATTAGAATGTACTTGCTTGGGGTGGAAAACTAACGGTCTACCTTGCCGCCATGCTATTGCTGTATTCAATTCCACGAGGAGGACTGTATATGATTACTGCTCAAAATACTTCACAGTAGATAGTTATCGATCAACGTACTCTGAGTCCATAAATCCTGTGCCTTGTGGAAAGCCTgctgaagaagaagaggaagaagggaCTGAGTCAGACAATGTCCATGTGCTTCCTCCTTGTCCGTCCAGATCACCGAATCAACCCAAGACGAAAGAGGCGAAAAGGGAAGGACCGGCGAAAAGGGTAGTCTTTTGCAGTAGGTGCAAGGAATCAGGGCATAATAAAGCTTCTTGCAAGGCTGCCTTGTAG
- the LOC131299820 gene encoding tRNA-specific adenosine deaminase TAD3-like, which yields MMAPMNKREWEIIHIPEKPHIPAHSQPTVNVYAAVVDPKHANTLVRKLNQIAPLEHLRHVKRVQKERLEGGNTQLSVILCLASENGYQLDSIPNVILELINSYQLSAFITKVCKYAALSKEEWEEQCKLWPTSYHPPTYSIDGITGFSEEDFCSVLNFMKLAVDMVNSGDGQLVNAAVIVDPSTKQVIAQACDEVVRTQNPLINQTGVETCFFKQREAYTSQPIASRVETCKTSLSSYSSREVRQSFTGVACLYPWQWPEKLVHTSYCHPLRHAAIVAIEYSAARDRHLFPCIEHQGGNQTLKDHTQSSSMGSPAKRQKTVPNTGVDDYTQDSHISGFTSDSARPYLCTGYDIFVVWEPCTMCAMALVHQRVRRIFYAFPNPNDGALGSVRRLQGEKSLNHHYAVFRILLPAKLLEVGETEITTSQDDSTTTFDSA from the coding sequence ATGATGGCACCGATGAATAAGAGGGAGTGGGAAATTATTCATATCCCAGAGAAGCCTCATATTCCAGCTCACTCACAACCCACAGTGAATGTCTATGCTGCCGTGGTCGACCCAAAACATGCAAATACTCTTGTAAGGAAGTTAAACCAAATTGCTCCACTGGAACATCTCCGCCATGTAAAGCGTGTTCAAAAAGAGAGGCTTGAAGGAGGGAATACCCAGTTGTCAGTGATCTTGTGTCTAGCGTCTGAAAATGGATATCAGCTGGACAGCATTCCAAATGTTATATTAGAGCTTATCAATTCATACCAGTTGAGTGCTTTCATCACAAAGGTTTGCAAATATGCTGCATTATCAAAAGAGGAATGGGAAGAACAATGCAAGCTGTGGCCAACTTCATACCACCCACCAACTTATAGTATTGATGGCATTACGGGATTTAGTGAAGAGGACTTCTGTTCGGTTCTCAACTTCATGAAACTTGCAGTTGATATGGTGAATTCTGGTGATGGCCAGCTTGTTAATGCCGCTGTAATTGTGGATCCTTCAACTAAGCAGGTAATTGCGCAAGCATGTGATGAAGTAGTGCGCACTCAGAATCCCCTAATAAATCAGACAGGTGTGGAAACATGCTTCTTTAAACAGCGAGAAGCTTATACTTCCCAACCCATTGCTAGTAGAGTGGAAACCTGTAAAACTTCTCTTTCAAGCTATTCATCTCGTGAAGTCAGGCAGTCGTTTACTGGTGTTGCTTGTCTATACCCTTGGCAGTGGCCTGAGAAACTAGTGCATACTAGTTATTGCCACCCTTTACGACATGCTGCTATTGTAGCCATTGAATATTCTGCTGCCAGGGACAGGCATCTTTTCCCTTGTATTGAACATCAAGGGGGTAACCAAACTCTAAAGGACCATACCCAGTCCTCGTCAATGGGTTCACCAGCAAAAAGACAGAAGACAGTTCCTAACACTGGCGTGGATGATTATACACAGGATTCCCATATCAGTGGTTTTACTTCAGATTCAGCCAGACCTTATTTATGTACGGGTTATGACATCTTTGTTGTTTGGGAGCCTTGCACAATGTGTGCAATGGCGCTCGTGCATCAAAGAGTTAGGCGCATATTTTATGCCTTCCCAAATCCAAATGATGGTGCATTGGGAAGCGTTCGAAGACTACAAGGCGAAAAAAGCTTAAATCATCACTATGCTGTTTTTAGGATCTTGTTACCTGCAAAATTGCTGGAGGTGGGGGAGACTGAAATTACAACTTCTCAGGATGACAGTACCACAACTTTTGATTCTGCTTGA